A window of Verrucomicrobiota bacterium genomic DNA:
CGATACGCAAACAACTGCAACCCCATTTCCATGAACGCTGAATACCGCCGCAAACTTGCCCAGGTCCGCTCGCTCCTGAAATCCGCCAAGGCCGACGCCGCCCTGATCGGCCGGCAATCTAATTTCTCCTGGCTGACCTGTGGCGGAGAGGCGCATGTCCCGTTGAACTCCGACCGCGCGTTCGGTCAACTCGTGGTCACGCGTGATGCGGTTTACCTTTTCGCCAATGTCATCGAACTCCCGCGCCTGCTGGACGAAGAACTTCGCGGCCTGGGCGTCAAACCGTTGCGGTACGAATGGCACGACGCCAATCCTGTCAAAACGCTCAGGCAAATCGCCGATCCCAAGCGAATCATTTCTGACACTGGCGAATGGGGAACTCGTGCCCGGCCTGAGCTGTTCGCACCGCTGCGTTATTCGTTGCAGCCGGCGGAGGTGAAACGGCTGCGGGCGCTAGGTCAGGCGGCCGAAGCCGTCATGAACGAGACTTGTCACCGCATCAAGCCGGGTCAGGACGAACTCCAGCTTGCCGGTCAACTCGCTTCCGGCTGCTGGCAACGTCACCTCACTCCGGTGGTCTTGTTGATCGCCGTCGATGAGCGGATTGAACGGTATCGTCATCCCATCCCGACGCAAAAGAAGCTGAAACGCTGCGCGATGCTCGTGCTCTGCGCGCGACAACACGGCTTGATCGTGTCGCTAACGCGGCTGGTTCATTTCGGCGAATTGTCTGAAGATATGCGGTGGCGGCATTCAATGGTTTGCGCGGTGGACGGAGCTTTCATCCTGAACACGCGCGTCGGCACGCCAGTCCGGAATGTTTTTTGGTGCGGAATCGCGGCCTACTCGGAATATGGCTATCCAGACGAATGGCGGTTGCATCATCAAGGCGGCCCGTGCGGTTACGAGCCGCGCGATTATCTGGGTTCGCCAACTGCGCCCGGTGTCGTGTTGGAGAATCAGGCGTTCGCTTGGAACCCCACGATTGCCGGCACGAAAAGCGAAGACACAATTCTGGCCACAACCCAAGGTGCGCAAATCATCACCGAATCCAAAGACTGGCCAATGCTGCAGGTCGAGTCGCAGGGCGA
This region includes:
- a CDS encoding M24 family metallopeptidase, whose protein sequence is MNAEYRRKLAQVRSLLKSAKADAALIGRQSNFSWLTCGGEAHVPLNSDRAFGQLVVTRDAVYLFANVIELPRLLDEELRGLGVKPLRYEWHDANPVKTLRQIADPKRIISDTGEWGTRARPELFAPLRYSLQPAEVKRLRALGQAAEAVMNETCHRIKPGQDELQLAGQLASGCWQRHLTPVVLLIAVDERIERYRHPIPTQKKLKRCAMLVLCARQHGLIVSLTRLVHFGELSEDMRWRHSMVCAVDGAFILNTRVGTPVRNVFWCGIAAYSEYGYPDEWRLHHQGGPCGYEPRDYLGSPTAPGVVLENQAFAWNPTIAGTKSEDTILATTQGAQIITESKDWPMLQVESQGETILRPDILVR